One segment of Coffea arabica cultivar ET-39 chromosome 7c, Coffea Arabica ET-39 HiFi, whole genome shotgun sequence DNA contains the following:
- the LOC113699770 gene encoding putative late blight resistance protein homolog R1A-3 — protein MLKHSLPNDYNGSRVLLTSRFQNLSLQIKPDCKPHHLRPLTDEESLKLLQKKLFAKENCPPTLSEVVQHVAKYCKGLPLAVVLVAGILATIQQDYWEEVTRCLSSTIFMDNEHCMETLEHRFVQKIAGKSLEDVVDGYLMDLIGRSLVMPTQ, from the exons ATGTTGAAACACTCATTGCCAAATGATTACAATGGAAGCAGGGTACTCTTAACCAGCAGATTTCAGAATTTGTCTTTGCAAATTAAACCTGATTGCAAGCCTCACCATCTTCGCCCACTTACTGATGAAGAGAGTTTGAAATTGCTGCAAAAGAAGCTATTTGCCAAAGAAAATTGTCCTCCAACTTTAAGTGAAGTTGTACAGCACGTAGCAAAATACTGTAAGGGCCTACCTCTTGCAGTTGTCCTTGTTGCTGGAATTCTTGCTACTATACAGCAAGATTACTGGGAAGAAGTCACAAGATGTCTAAGTTCCACCATTTTTATGGACAATGAACACTGCATGGAGACGCTTGAGCATa GATTCGTGCAAAAGATTGCAGGAAAGAGTTTAGAGGATGTGGTAGATGGCTATTTGATGGATCTGATTGGGAGAAGTTTAGTTATGCCTACACAATGA